The following coding sequences lie in one Dunckerocampus dactyliophorus isolate RoL2022-P2 chromosome 4, RoL_Ddac_1.1, whole genome shotgun sequence genomic window:
- the LOC129179746 gene encoding intracellular hyaluronan-binding protein 4-like isoform X3: MLPDAYGCVVANRFGNLPDDDSDPLDLISEVESEKEKQKQKKKEENEKKGKQKKPGQKESQRDRRVPIATTTATMALPDVDAVRKQPPRAGDERVETKRGSKTAAFGERRANLGPFMYPQEFSVPKPFNDQDAEPRSRGGGRGRRGGSRGYIRSLDTFALRGKREYDRHNGTGISPDEKRGGRGPWNWGCVEEPTSELMEVIPDAHVQAEEAQAVAEDNQNIAAVEEEGDVVVQVAMEMTLDEWKALQEVSRPKADFNIRKAGNPIPSKAKVIHQSKHVEHLRENLAEMEEDGNFFRRSVNDITSLLDINFGSLGRRGRGRATRGAGPPGHPERAKLILEKVSDMAPDPDNPEDFPALSAGN, translated from the exons ATGCTGCCGGACGCCTACGGCTGCGTGGTGGCCAACAGGTTCGGGAATCTTCCAGACGACGATTCCGACCCGCTGGACCTGATAAGCGAGGTGGAAAGTGAAAAGGAGAAacagaaacagaagaagaaggaagagaACGAGAAGAAGGGCAAACAGAAAAAACCTGGCCAGAAGGAATCACAGAGGGACAGGCGTGTTCCTATAGCAACTACTACTGCAACAATGGCCCTTCCAGATGTTGATGCAG TCCGCAAGCAGCCACCCCGTGCTGGAGACGAGCGAGTGGAAACCAAGAGAGGCTCAAAGACTGCTGCCTTCGGAGAACGTAGGGCCAACCTAGGGCCATTCATGTACCCTCAGGAGTTCTCTGTCCCCAA GCCTTTCAACGATCAGGATGCAGAGCCCAGGAGCCGAGGGGGTGGCAGGGGTAGGAGAGGAGGAAGCAGAGGGTATATTAGGAGCCTGGATACCTTTGCGCTGAGAGGCAAAAGAGAATATGACAGACACAATGGAAC TGGTATCTCCCCTGATGAGAAGAGAGGCGGCAGAGGTCCCTGGAACTGGGGATGTGTGGAAGAACCAACAAG CGAGTTAATGGAGGTGATACCTGATGCTCATGTCCAAGCCGAGGAGGCTCAAGCTGTAGCAGAAGACAATCAGAACAT TGCAGCAGTCGAGGAGGAAGGTGATGTGGTGGTTCAGGTTGCCATGGAGATGACCCTGGATGAATGGAAGGCTCTGCAGGAGGTCAGTCGTCCAAAGGCAGATTTCAATATCCGCAAGGCTGGGAACCCCATTCCATCGAAGGCCAAGGTCATCCACCAGTCCAAACACGTGGAA CACCTCAGGGAGAATCTGGCGGAAATGGAGGAGGATGGTAATTTCTTCCGCCGCTCTGTGAATGACATCACCTCCCTCCTGGACATCAACTTTGGTAGTCTGGGACGCCGGGGGAGGGGCAGGGCAACCCGTGGTGCGGGTCCACCTGGCCACCCAGAAAGAGCCAAACTCATACTGGAGAAG GTAAGCGACATGGCACCTGACCCAGACAACCCAGAAGACTTCCCAGCACTATCAGC
- the LOC129179746 gene encoding intracellular hyaluronan-binding protein 4-like isoform X2: MFKMLPDAYGCVVANRFGNLPDDDSDPLDLISEVESEKEKQKQKKKEENEKKGKQKKPGQKESQRDRRVPIATTTATMALPDVDAVRKQPPRAGDERVETKRGSKTAAFGERRANLGPFMYPQEFSVPKPFNDQDAEPRSRGGGRGRRGGSRGYIRSLDTFALRGKREYDRHNGTGISPDEKRGGRGPWNWGCVEEPTSELMEVIPDAHVQAEEAQAVAEDNQNIAAVEEEGDVVVQVAMEMTLDEWKALQEVSRPKADFNIRKAGNPIPSKAKVIHQSKHVEHLRENLAEMEEDGNFFRRSVNDITSLLDINFGSLGRRGRGRATRGAGPPGHPERAKLILEKVSDMAPDPDNPEDFPALSAGN; this comes from the exons ATG TTTAAGATGCTGCCGGACGCCTACGGCTGCGTGGTGGCCAACAGGTTCGGGAATCTTCCAGACGACGATTCCGACCCGCTGGACCTGATAAGCGAGGTGGAAAGTGAAAAGGAGAAacagaaacagaagaagaaggaagagaACGAGAAGAAGGGCAAACAGAAAAAACCTGGCCAGAAGGAATCACAGAGGGACAGGCGTGTTCCTATAGCAACTACTACTGCAACAATGGCCCTTCCAGATGTTGATGCAG TCCGCAAGCAGCCACCCCGTGCTGGAGACGAGCGAGTGGAAACCAAGAGAGGCTCAAAGACTGCTGCCTTCGGAGAACGTAGGGCCAACCTAGGGCCATTCATGTACCCTCAGGAGTTCTCTGTCCCCAA GCCTTTCAACGATCAGGATGCAGAGCCCAGGAGCCGAGGGGGTGGCAGGGGTAGGAGAGGAGGAAGCAGAGGGTATATTAGGAGCCTGGATACCTTTGCGCTGAGAGGCAAAAGAGAATATGACAGACACAATGGAAC TGGTATCTCCCCTGATGAGAAGAGAGGCGGCAGAGGTCCCTGGAACTGGGGATGTGTGGAAGAACCAACAAG CGAGTTAATGGAGGTGATACCTGATGCTCATGTCCAAGCCGAGGAGGCTCAAGCTGTAGCAGAAGACAATCAGAACAT TGCAGCAGTCGAGGAGGAAGGTGATGTGGTGGTTCAGGTTGCCATGGAGATGACCCTGGATGAATGGAAGGCTCTGCAGGAGGTCAGTCGTCCAAAGGCAGATTTCAATATCCGCAAGGCTGGGAACCCCATTCCATCGAAGGCCAAGGTCATCCACCAGTCCAAACACGTGGAA CACCTCAGGGAGAATCTGGCGGAAATGGAGGAGGATGGTAATTTCTTCCGCCGCTCTGTGAATGACATCACCTCCCTCCTGGACATCAACTTTGGTAGTCTGGGACGCCGGGGGAGGGGCAGGGCAACCCGTGGTGCGGGTCCACCTGGCCACCCAGAAAGAGCCAAACTCATACTGGAGAAG GTAAGCGACATGGCACCTGACCCAGACAACCCAGAAGACTTCCCAGCACTATCAGC
- the LOC129179746 gene encoding intracellular hyaluronan-binding protein 4-like isoform X1, with product MVFKMLPDAYGCVVANRFGNLPDDDSDPLDLISEVESEKEKQKQKKKEENEKKGKQKKPGQKESQRDRRVPIATTTATMALPDVDAVRKQPPRAGDERVETKRGSKTAAFGERRANLGPFMYPQEFSVPKPFNDQDAEPRSRGGGRGRRGGSRGYIRSLDTFALRGKREYDRHNGTGISPDEKRGGRGPWNWGCVEEPTSELMEVIPDAHVQAEEAQAVAEDNQNIAAVEEEGDVVVQVAMEMTLDEWKALQEVSRPKADFNIRKAGNPIPSKAKVIHQSKHVEHLRENLAEMEEDGNFFRRSVNDITSLLDINFGSLGRRGRGRATRGAGPPGHPERAKLILEKVSDMAPDPDNPEDFPALSAGN from the exons ATGGTG TTTAAGATGCTGCCGGACGCCTACGGCTGCGTGGTGGCCAACAGGTTCGGGAATCTTCCAGACGACGATTCCGACCCGCTGGACCTGATAAGCGAGGTGGAAAGTGAAAAGGAGAAacagaaacagaagaagaaggaagagaACGAGAAGAAGGGCAAACAGAAAAAACCTGGCCAGAAGGAATCACAGAGGGACAGGCGTGTTCCTATAGCAACTACTACTGCAACAATGGCCCTTCCAGATGTTGATGCAG TCCGCAAGCAGCCACCCCGTGCTGGAGACGAGCGAGTGGAAACCAAGAGAGGCTCAAAGACTGCTGCCTTCGGAGAACGTAGGGCCAACCTAGGGCCATTCATGTACCCTCAGGAGTTCTCTGTCCCCAA GCCTTTCAACGATCAGGATGCAGAGCCCAGGAGCCGAGGGGGTGGCAGGGGTAGGAGAGGAGGAAGCAGAGGGTATATTAGGAGCCTGGATACCTTTGCGCTGAGAGGCAAAAGAGAATATGACAGACACAATGGAAC TGGTATCTCCCCTGATGAGAAGAGAGGCGGCAGAGGTCCCTGGAACTGGGGATGTGTGGAAGAACCAACAAG CGAGTTAATGGAGGTGATACCTGATGCTCATGTCCAAGCCGAGGAGGCTCAAGCTGTAGCAGAAGACAATCAGAACAT TGCAGCAGTCGAGGAGGAAGGTGATGTGGTGGTTCAGGTTGCCATGGAGATGACCCTGGATGAATGGAAGGCTCTGCAGGAGGTCAGTCGTCCAAAGGCAGATTTCAATATCCGCAAGGCTGGGAACCCCATTCCATCGAAGGCCAAGGTCATCCACCAGTCCAAACACGTGGAA CACCTCAGGGAGAATCTGGCGGAAATGGAGGAGGATGGTAATTTCTTCCGCCGCTCTGTGAATGACATCACCTCCCTCCTGGACATCAACTTTGGTAGTCTGGGACGCCGGGGGAGGGGCAGGGCAACCCGTGGTGCGGGTCCACCTGGCCACCCAGAAAGAGCCAAACTCATACTGGAGAAG GTAAGCGACATGGCACCTGACCCAGACAACCCAGAAGACTTCCCAGCACTATCAGC
- the znf367 gene encoding zinc finger protein 367, which translates to MADIKHPHVIFCNDSPKRVLVSVIKTTPIKPTKAEAMTPTSPGFSDFMVYPWKWGENAHNVTLSPGSLSGASSPSGTTGEADAAQSPDQMKDGIRRGRPRADTVRELISEGETSSSRIRCNICNRVFPREKSLQAHKRTHTGERPYLCDYPNCGKAFVQSGQLKTHQRLHTGEKPFVCSEKGCGNRFTHANRHCPKHPFSRLKREEPKVGTGKAQSVDNKAVAEWLAKYWRTREQRAPTTINTKGKVQSKARAQDQEQRDPMEFLESDDEKGEEEEMAEEEKGSHGGAAKRRLQEQRERLHGALALIELANLSG; encoded by the exons ATGGCCGACATCAAACACCCGCATGTCATCTTTTGTAACGACTCACCCAAGAGGGTTCTGGTGTCCGTCATCAAGACCACTCCGATCAAGCCCACGAAGGCCGAGGCCATGACTCCCACCAGCCCGGGGTTCAGCGACTTCATGGTCTACCCGTGGAAGTGGGGGGAGAACGCCCACAACGTGACACTGAGTCCGGGCTCACTGAGCGGGGCTTCCTCTCCCAGCGGGACCACCGGAGAGGCCGACGCGGCTCAATCACCCGATCAGATGAAG GATGGTATTCGCAGAGGTCGTCCGAGAGCTGACACTGTCCGAGAGCTGATTAGTGAAGGGGAGACGTCCTCCAGCCGCatccgctgcaacatctgcaaccGGGTGTTCCCCAGAGAGAAGTCGCTCCAGGCTCAcaaaagaacacacacag GCGAGCGACCGTATTTGTGTGACTATCCAAATTGCGGCAAGGCCTTCGTCCAGAGTGGTCAGCTGAAGACGCACCAGCGGCTGCAtactggagagaaaccctttGTCTGCTCAGAaaaag GATGTGGCAATCGATTCACGCACGCCAACCGTCATTGCCCCAAGCATCCATTTTCCCGCCTCAAGAGGGAGGAGCCAAAGGTGGGGACAGGCAAGGCGCAGTCTGTGGACAACAAAGCTGTGGCAGAGTGGCTGGCAAA GTACTGGCGGACCCGTGAGCAGCGCGCCCCCACCACCATCAACACCAAGGGGAAGGTGCAGAGCAAAGCCAGAGCACAGGACCAGGAGCAGCGGGACCCCATGGAGTTCCTCGAGTCCGACGACGAGAAGGGCGAAGAGGAGGAGATGGCGGAGGAGGAGAAGGGCAGCCATGGCGGAGCCGCCAAGCGTCGTCTCCAGGAGCAGCGGGAGCGTCTCCATGGTGCTCTGGCGCTCATTGAGCTGGCCAACCTGTCTGGCTGA